The DNA sequence GCGACACTTTGCTTTAAATAAAGTTTTACCTTGTGTGTTGGTTTCATTGCTAAGTGCTTGTGGCGGTAGCGGCGGCGGTGATGACTCTTCAAGCGACGCTAACTTGCCTGATCTGACGCCAAGTGAGTACGCTGGTACATTTAAAGATGCCAATCAAACCGGTATTTTTTATAACAATACCAATGCGCCGCAAAACTTTGGTTGGAATGGCGAGCATTGTGCCAATAATGCTAATAGCCGCTATTACGAAACGGACAACGCATTAATTTATGGTCAAGAGTCCTTGCCCGAAAGTGATTTTACCCAAGCGGCACAGTGGGTTGAAACTGGGCTAAAAGCGGCAACTTCGGCATTTACCATTTCTAATAGTGAATATTTTGATAGCAGGCAAAGATATTCCCCACTTGTGGTGAACGCTTTTCTTTCAATGGCCAGCGGCTCTATTGAAAAGCAGCGAGTTTTCAATCCCCATATTTATGTGTATGCCGAAATGGTGAGCGCAGGTACATTAACTGAGCAAGATAAAAGCTATGTTGAAGGGCAATTACGTGCTTTGGTTTATATAAACAATTCAGGCGTTAACTCATATCACTCAGAGTTACTTGCGCTTTTGCCTCAAAACTACGCTAGCTTAAGTCAAGATGAACAATTGTTGTCGATTGTCGACGGGATTAATCAAATTGCCAGCGATGAAAGTGAGCTGGCAGTTACCTCTGAATACTTAGTTAATATGACTCTGCCAAATGATTTTGATTTATGGGCCGATCGAAGTTATTTTCAGCCGATGGAAAGCCGTGATTCACGGCCATTGGAAAACTATTTATATGCAGAGTTTGTTAAGTTATCTCGCGCTGAACAAGAAGCAGCATTAGCACATTTTAATGCCAAATTACCCTATGTATCGAGTATAGATGAGGCTATTTATCAAGATAAAATTTATGTGTGCTTAACCAATAACAACTCAAATATTGGCTGGGGTGAAGGTACTAATTTAGGTATTTCTTTCTCTGCTCCGTCGGTGTTTAGTCGTCAAAATCCGCAACAAGTGGTCGTTCATGAGCTTATTCATACTATTCAAATGGCATATACTAGCTCACCATACACCTTTAGCCACTTACCTCGCTGGTTGTTAGAAGGCCAAGCAGTTTATTTAAGTGGTCAAACGGTAGCAAGTAAGTCGCAACATGCTAATTACGAGCCGTTATCGGTCAATTCATTTTCTGATGAATATGGCGATGCCAGTGAAGCGTACCAACACTATGGCTTAGCTTATTCTTATATTCATGAGAATTCAGGCTTAGCTAATATTAAAGGCTTGTTTTCGGCTATGCATGGTAAATACTCAGGGGAAAGTTTTTCGACTAACTATTCATGGGTGTTTGCGCAAAGCTTTGCTAATTATATGCAAGATCATCATCAACAAGCGTTAGATTACACGCGCTATGCTAGTGACTATCATACTTTAATTGGCACTTGGTAGTTAATTCAATTGGTGTAAGATAAGCAAGGTGATAGCTTATCACCTTGCTTATCTTATAAATTTTGTTTTTAATTAGTAGGGTAATATCTTTTCTCTTTTTTTCGCTTGTAGGACTCTATGGTAAAGTACTGGTTAATTTTTTTATTGCTTTGTCCTACGGCATTTGCAGCTCAAGCTAAAGCTAAAATGACGGTTTATGCGTATCATCTGCAGCCTCCTTTGATTATTGATATTGATAACCAAACTGGCTTGTATTTTGATTTTGTTCGTCAGTTAAATAAGCTGAGCGATAATTATCAATTTGAGTTAGCTTTTGTACCAAGAAAGCGCCTTGAAGCCATGTTACAGCGAGATGAGATGCCAGGAATTTTGTTAGGCGTGAATCCTAAGTGGTTTAAGGATAAAGCTGAACAAAAATATCTGTGGACCAGCACGGTATTTACCGACCGCGATGAAATTGTCTCATTAAAAGCAACCCCACTAGAATATCAGTCACCTGACTCATTAAAGGGCAAAGTGATAGGGGGTGTTCGCGGCTTTTATTACGCAGGTATTAATGAGTTAGTGGCTGGCGGTAAGGTGAGTCGTGTCGATACCGCGGGTGAAGCAGCGCTATTAACTATGTTAACTAAAGGGCGTGTTGATGCCGCTATTATTGGCCGCTCTATGTATGATTACTTAGTAAAAGGCTCAGCCTTGGGAAATACCTTTCATTTATCTGAAAAGCCGCATGATAGCTATAATCGACGCGTACTTGTGCCTAAATCTCAACGGGCTATCTTTAGTCACTTGCAAGCACTGATCACTGAGCTTGATCAGGACTGCTTATGGCAGTTGGCACTTAAGCAGTATCAATAGTGTTACCTGAACTGTAGCCACTTATTTACAATGGCTAATTGCTAGCCTTGTTAGTCAGACCTTGTCGGTTTAGCTGATAAAACATAATAAGGTTGGCAATAAACCATAAATCTTTGATTAAAAAGTGCCCGCCAGTAGAGAGTAGAGTTTCAGCAGACAGAGCACCAGACCAAGTGATTAAGAAGGTTTGGGTTACTACGAAAACAGCACCAGACATCAACAATGCTGGCCAGAGTAATTTTGGCTTGTAGATAGCAGCAATTAATAACAGCAGTGCCATAATATCGTAAACACCAATAATGTTTGAGGTGGTTTGTACATCCCACAATAGGTACATCCATGACATTAAGGGTGAACTTTGCACTAAATCCTCTATGCCTTTTGCTTCAAGCGCGGTAAATTTCATGCCGCCAATCCACAAAAGCACAATAACCACAGGCAAAATAGCTAACCACTGTTGGCTTTTATTTGCCAGCTTATTGCTGGTAAGTAAGATACCTATGGATAGTAAAGCAAAGTATTTTATTACCCCTTGCCCTGAGCCTATGACTGGAAAACCACCTAAAGATTCAATCCACATGCTGGCAGAGAATAAACTCAACAATGGCACTGCACTCATTATAATAAGTAACACGGCTAAAGCTTTGTTTAACTCAGGTTTTTTTATGCACATGATACTTAGCAGAGCACAAAATATAAATATAGCTCCAGCTAGATAACTAAAGGCATTGCCACTTAATAGTTTTGTTAGGTGGTAGAAATCTGTGGTTAATAATAACTGCTTATGATGCCCCATAAGTAGCACGCTTAATCCTAGTAGCATGGTTGAAATGGCGATTAGCCCTAGGACTAGATTATTTTTGCTTGCTGTCATCTTAAATTATTCATTGATGTATAAGGTGACAGTATAGACCTGCAAGGAAGCGTTTTTAGTTCAAAAAGTCATAAGTTTGCAGTTTGATATTCGATTTCGACAAACTCATGCAGAAAAATAGCTGACACATCAATGCTTGAAATGTCAGTTATAAACAAAGATAAATTAAAAAACCGCTGTCAGCGTTAAGTCTGACCATATAAATACTATAAGTCATATCAGGCTATTAACTTAAATTATAAGGTGTACTCTTTTAAGCTAACTATTTTCTTATTTGCTTATTTTTTAAGAAGCTTTAGTGACTTTATAATAAGTATTGCTCGGTTACTCTTTATACATTAAATCTAACCCGAGGTTTTAATGTGAGGAAGAGATGATGTTAAGAGCCGCCTTGGCTGTTGTTATTGCCAGCCAGTTGTTTTCATGTGCGCAAGATCAACAACCAGTACAAGAAAAAGTCAATGAAAGCGTAAAGTCTGAGTACTTAGATAGCTTGGCAGATACCTTGAGTGATCGCTGGCAATTATCAAGTAATGAGATTAACTGGCAAGTATCTGATAGTCATCAAGATCATCTTGAATTCAGTGGTGAACGTGTTTCTGCCATTATTTACTATGGTAGTGACAGTGCTGGCAAACTCACCTTAAAGCGTAAGTTGGTTTGGCCTATGCTGCGTACCATTCCTAATGATACTCATGCTAGTTTAATTCATGATTTTCCTATTGAAGTATCGCCACAAATATCCCTCAACGGAGAAATTATTGCGCAAGAAACCTTAAAGCAAGTCTCGTTTGATGGCGTATTAACCTTAGTGGGTGAGTTAAGCAATGAGGTCACCTTAACGCGAACCTTGTCACCGAGTACAACAAAGCCGGCGTTAATAGAACAGCTCACTTTTACCAACTGGGGTCAGCAAAGACAACAGCTAAGCATTGGCAGCCTGAACTACTTAGTGAAAACCCCCGCAGATAAAGGTGTTTACGGCAGCTACAGTATTATTGCTCAATCGGATAAATCGGGCGCGTTTGAACTTGCCCCTGGGGAAAGTATTCAAGTTAACAGCCAGTATTTAGCCATTAAGCAAGGGGAAAGCCGAGATATTAATAGTGATATTGAAATTAAAAATCGTCGTGCTTATCTTGCCAGTTTACAAAGTAAACTTCAGTTAGAAACGCCAGATCCTATTCTTAATAATATGTTTAGTTTCGCCAAAATTAGAGCGGCTGAAAGTATTTATAATACCAAAGGTGGCTTGATGCACGGCCCAGGTGGCGGTCGTTATTATGCGGCGATTTGGGCGAATGATCAGGCTGAGTACATTAATCCGTTTTTCCCGTTTTTAGGTGATGTTAATGGTAATGAATCTGCCATAAATAGTTTCCGCCACTTTGCTCGCTTTATGAATGATGAAGGTAAATATATTCCATCATCAATTATTGCTGAAGGCACAGATATTTGGGATGGTGCCGGTGATCGCGGTGATTGCGCCATGATAGCCTATGGCGCAAGTCGCTATGCCCTTGCAAGAGCTGATAAAGTTCAAGCAAAAGCCTTAGTACCGTTAATTGATTGGTGTATTGATTACAGTTTTGCTCAGCAAACCGAAGAGGGCGTTATTGCCTCAGATAGTGATGAATTAGAAGGACGTTTTCCAGCGGGTGATGTTAATTTAAGTACTAATATGCTTACTTATGGCGCTTTAATATCAGGCAGTTATGTACATCAAGAACTAGGCAACGATAGCAAAGCAAATGATTATCAAGCAAGAGCAGCAGCTTTGTTACAAGCTATAAATAGCTATTTTGCTGCGACTGTGCAAGGTTTTGAAACCTATCAATATTATCAAGGTAATGACAAGTTACGTGCCTGGATAGCGCTACCATTTTCTTTTGGCGTGTTTGATCGTAAAGAAGGCACGCTTGCGGCAGTGTTATCTGAACATTTATGGAGTGCCGATGGCATTTATAGTGAAGCAGGTAACAAAACTTTTTGGGATAGAGCTACGCTTTATGCCTTTCGCGGTATTTTTGCTGCCAAAGAAACTGATACCGCCATGCGCTATTTTAAATACTATTCACGTAAACGTTTACTAGGCGAGCATGTACCTTATGCGGTAGAAGCTTGGCCTGAAGGGGATCAGCGTCATTTATCGGCAGAAAGTGCACTGTATGCCCGTGTGGTGACTGAAGGTATCTTTGGTATTGAGCCAACTGGCTTTAAACGTTTTAAGTTAGCACCTTATTTGCCAAGTACGTGGAACCAAATGTGTTTGCGCAAGATACAAGCCTTTGGCGAAAATTTTGATATTTGCTCAAAACGTGATGGCGAGCAATTTAGTATTGAAATTCGCAAAGCTGATGGTAGCGCTGCCATCATACCTTGGGATGGTAATGAGCCAATCGCTTATCAATTCTAGTGGTATTGCCCTGAGCCCTTAATTGCTCAGGGCTTATTAAAC is a window from the Litorilituus sediminis genome containing:
- a CDS encoding substrate-binding periplasmic protein, producing the protein MVKYWLIFLLLCPTAFAAQAKAKMTVYAYHLQPPLIIDIDNQTGLYFDFVRQLNKLSDNYQFELAFVPRKRLEAMLQRDEMPGILLGVNPKWFKDKAEQKYLWTSTVFTDRDEIVSLKATPLEYQSPDSLKGKVIGGVRGFYYAGINELVAGGKVSRVDTAGEAALLTMLTKGRVDAAIIGRSMYDYLVKGSALGNTFHLSEKPHDSYNRRVLVPKSQRAIFSHLQALITELDQDCLWQLALKQYQ
- a CDS encoding DUF417 family protein, which codes for MTASKNNLVLGLIAISTMLLGLSVLLMGHHKQLLLTTDFYHLTKLLSGNAFSYLAGAIFIFCALLSIMCIKKPELNKALAVLLIIMSAVPLLSLFSASMWIESLGGFPVIGSGQGVIKYFALLSIGILLTSNKLANKSQQWLAILPVVIVLLWIGGMKFTALEAKGIEDLVQSSPLMSWMYLLWDVQTTSNIIGVYDIMALLLLIAAIYKPKLLWPALLMSGAVFVVTQTFLITWSGALSAETLLSTGGHFLIKDLWFIANLIMFYQLNRQGLTNKASN